The region ccttgttctctttgccttccccttattctctttgttttccccttgttctccttaccttccccttattctctttgttttccccttgttctccttttattcccactgttctctttgtatttcccttgttctccttaccttccccttattgtctttgttttccccttgttctccttttattcccactgttctctttgttttccccttgttctctttgccttccccttattctctttgttttccccttgttctccttaccttccccttattgtctttgttttccccttgttctccttttattcccactgctctctttgtatttcccttgttctctttgtcttccctcgTCTTTCTCTTttactccttatattcccctggtTCTCGGTGtgtccccttgttttccttgtgtttccTTCGTTCTCCCTGTAAGCTATgctaaatgttatggtttatttaacgacgctcgcaactgcagagcttatatcagcgtcgctggatgtgccggaattttgtcccgcaggagttctttcacatgccagtaaatctactgacatgagcctgtcgcattgaagcacacttaaatgccatcgacctgacccgggatcgaacccgcaaccttgggcatagaaggccagcgctataccaactcgccaaccaggtcaactgtaagctatgcacctgtcgattttTTTGTCTCTTAAAGTAAGCTTCTTTTCGCACATGTATGCTGCAGATCATTTAACATGAAAATTCTCAAGTTCCAAATGCAATAATTTGAGACTCTGGACAAAGATCTGAAATAGGTACTCTGCAAGGATACCCAGACGTGGCAGTAGAGTTGCCCATTGCTACTCCGCCACTTGGCAGGCACCGCTGCCCCACCTACACGCAGCTGCAGGCACTCACTGCCAGCACTGCGGGTGAGGGCCACACACACCATGTGGTCTCCCACATGCACCTGCACCAGCTGAAGAGGTTGAGGGCTGCGCCCAAGCAGCCAGCGCTGATAGAACCAGGCACTTTGGTCGTTGGGGTCCGTGAAGGCCGCATTCTGCACTAGACGAAGTTCTGCAACAGAAACTCGTGCATAGAGTGGTGTGCACTTGTGCAGAGAGATGGCATGTGACTTCTGGATGCCTCACCTTCCTTATGTTTATCTTCCCGAATAGGCAGCTTCCCCAGAGGATCAGGAAACACAAGTGGAAGCAATCGGCTTCGGTAGTGCCATGACGAATAGTTGGAAAAATTTGTGAGAATCTTCTTGGTCGAGTACTCAAACTCATCAGAGGGAGGCACCCCCGATCTCTTGACCACGAACTTTCTGTAGTTCCAGACGTGAACTGTGAATGAACGAGGCAAGAGAACAAGAAAGAGGCAGAATTATTCATCGTTGTCCTGGAAATGTGGAATTATTGATCTGCAGGATAATAATCTGTAGTCACTCACAGTTCCGTTCGTCCAGGTCTAGGTACTTGGTGCATAGTGCCAATTCGCCCTGCCATTCAGGCTTCGGCATGGTGTCCAGCACCCACATGCGGTGGTGCCATGCACCATATGACTTGGGGTTGGCACGCAGGCACTGGGCTACCAGCTCCAGCTCACTCTTCATGCGTGCTTGCATCTCCTCCACATCCCTGTGAGTAACATTGAAGTATGAGTATATAattgaatattatagatttattaatttgtcatacagaataatatctgtaatattgacgggttcgatccccggctcaggagcgaattttcctcctcaaatattaattgtcaatattacagatattattctgtatgacaaattaataaatctataatattctcatagctagcagtgcatatgtctgtacagattactgtgcacttaactgcggaatcccggccaaataagtcactcaactgagtgcgctcaatggcagttgacattggacatatacgtcaacatatatgcctaacttggagtcaggccataaagggaaacattgacgGAAGagaattcgatctggtgctgtggattgaattcggcgtagctcagtggtcagagcacttggtacgtagaaccaagaacccgggttcaatccccggcgccggagcgaatttttctcctcaaatattaattatataattgaagtttttatattaatagggctacaagaaagaaaatgaattcTTTACGCCTGTGTAAAAAAACTGATTTTCTACGCCAAATAAATTACGtataatttaagtaaaaaaaaaatgagaaaattacCTTACCAAGCCTGCTGCCTAAGGAACACTCCTAATTCTCATTGAAtctttgtattttgtattaaaatatgacCATTATAAATCCTCATACTAGAgcccattcattcattttgtGCATGGGAAGTATGCTTAAATTTCATGGAGGGGGAGGGGGACTGCTAGGAAAATTGTATCACTACATTTCAACTCATATTCACATGTTACAGAGCTGCTGGTATTAAATAATCCATAGTGCCAGTTACCTCTTATCTTGGTCTTTTAGATGCAGCAGGATCTCTCTTCGTATGTTCCAAAGGGTTGTGATGTCAGGATTAGCAACGAGGAGCTGTCCAGATACTTTTAGTGCATCATCGTCGAATTCCTTAGCTTGACGCTGGAACAGGTTACAGGTTTACATCTACGTAAAACATCAAACAAACGGCGCGGCACTTCACGCATTGCCATTGCACAAAGCCTTACCTTGGCGAACGCCCGTTCGATTCCAGCTCGGTACAACTTGGACTTCTTCTCCCTCTCCTTACGCTTCACCTCCTGCTCCTCTGCGCTGCTCCTGGTCTTTACACGTCCGTGCTGAAAACACATTTTTCTTGTTAATTAATAGCAACATTTTATGAGTTCTGGCTTCTCTGTCACTCGCTCTGTAGGCCTAGATCATTGTGAAACATTAAAATAACCCTACAGGTAAATCATCTCACAAAGTGTCACCAAACATGTGAGGTTTCCTtctttcaaaaacatattttgaataatgtgtttatttataGTCATCTATAATAGAACGTTTCgacattaaactgaaaattaaataatcataaaTAGTACCATAACCTCTTCTGATTTtaactatattatttttttaaataccagtTAACTTTTCAGCCATTTCTGTAGGAAAAAAATACTACGTTGTTATTTCTGTCGGTAAGCTGAATCCTCAACCCATATTATTAAAGCAAATATAAGCAGCAACAATTCAATTTGACAACTCCTAACACCCACCATATTGAACTACAATAGTGTTGATATTGTTCTGTGAAATGCGAACTCATGATCACTCGTCAATTCGTCATATCTTCGAATGTGTTCCATTTTAGCCAACAGGGCGGCGTGTTCAATTTCTTCACGCTTCTGTTAAAACACTTTTGAGAACGTGTTGAGGGGATAATGGACGTTATTCAGACATCCGAGGAAGAATTACTACAGAAAcatagaaaggaaagaaaagaattaCAAGGtgaataaaaattgtatgttCACTAATAATGTTACGTctggatgtaggcctacaatacatataaatttttaggttagaaAATACTAATGCAATAAGAATAATCATCTTCGTATACGTTTATGTTTCGATCTCCGAGCCCTCCGTATTGTTAACGTATAGgcttaaatacattatatttattgtaagaaataaaattactacTTTTAGCAGTGTCCTCTTCCTCGAGATTAATGTTCTAAGCTCATATAAGTTTGACTTCGCGACAGAGGGTAAAACTGTGACCAAACCGGCTTCCTATCTGTAATTCAAATGTACCATTGCTGTGAGAGGTCTAGAAGGAATGTCTAGGACGGACCATATACTAGTTTGCTTTACTCAAACTTAGTCTACTCAAAACCGGTGTAtggtttccttcctttccttccttccttccctctACCTTCACCACTCCTACCTTGTGCGCCAGTAACTTGCATGATAATTCTCTAAATTAACTGCACTGTATTAGAGGAGGCACAACTTTTATTGCTACTCTTTCTGGCTTCCACTTTgccgagaggtccaggacgaattcCATATTGTGTCCACAATGTTACTATATCTATgtacaataattatacctaagtggGGGTAAACTTTAGTTTACGGTTTACTTCTTTCTCTTCTATCCCCACCACTCctaccttgtgcacacaaaataaattgttggcactgaaaagtgcctttttatATGCATGATGCTTATTCGATGAACACAGACAAATCTActcttttaatataaattgatgaCAGTGAGAAAACCGTACACTAAAGTTAGTTAGCTTGTGCGATCTTACATATACCGAATACTGTATATTAGGGGTCTACTTATACCATTTTGTTTCAAGGAAAAATCCAGTCACTGAAAAAATCCTCCACGAAAggagacaagaagaaaaagaaagaagtcaCAGAGGAAATAGCCAGATTAGAATTGGAATTGGAGAAAAAACAACAGGAAGAACTATCACAATTAAAACAGGTCAGTTTCTGCCTTTGAAAtctaaattttgtattataaacagATGCTATTCAGAGTTGTTGCGATGGTGATTTGGCGTCAATTGATCATTGTTGGAATGAAGGGGAAATAGGcctagaaataatttaagaaaacttGCCTCAGCAAATTCGTTACATAGAACCGTTGCCCAACTGATGAGAAATCAACAATTTGAGTCCCAGTAAGCAAAATTCGTTGTTAactttagtatttattattttttttttttagtatttatttatttaatctggtagagataaggccgtgtaTTAAAATTATCTGAATACTGTGCAGGACAGCTTGCAGGAGGTTGCAACAGAGTCATGTGAGGAAGACGTGGCGGTGCCCCGTGTGAGCAAGGCACAACGGCGGCGCGATAAGAAGGCATCGCGTGAGAAGGAGCGGGAGCGTCTGATAGAGGAACAGGAGGCCGAGAATGTGCACGGACCACGCAACATGGAGCTGCAGGCAATTCAGCATCTCCTGAAGGAGCGCAAACTCATGCTTAAGGAGATTCCTTCTGACGGCAACTGGTGAGTAGGTCAGCAACATGCTCTACACTCAGGCTGCTAAAAGAATGACTTGCTAATCCTGTTTGATCCACCTTGCAAAGATCTGgccattattttttatcaattccaTATTgacgtaatagttatttatgcaacaagtgggtaatcttgatgattatggcatcatcattcgtgcgacaattttcatgagttggatacaacactttatggcatcttaacattataaattgtaggaaataaattatgaaagaaattaaaattatagtttatttagcgacgctcacaactgcagaggttatgcgtcgccggtgtgtcagaattttgtcccacaggagtttttttacatgccagtaaatctagtgacatgagcctgtcgcatttaaacacacttaaatgccatcgacctcggccgggatcgaacccacaacctcgagcatagaaggccagctctataccaactatgctaccaagGGCaactaattatgaaataaattcaattcaggATCCATAGCTGATAAATTGTCTTTATAGGGCAAATTTTTCTtatgaattgcaatatttctaaatattttaaagaaacgtttaattatatttgatagtGCCAGGATGCCCTGAGGTTCGTGGACATGTGTTGTTTTTCAAATACGTGTAATGTTTTTAGCAAAAATTAtaatactttgtatttattttgtatagaaGTTAATGAGAACAAAAGCTATTTAAGTACGAATTTAGTACATAATGTATTTTGTCcttcatattacaaaattaagagaaaaattataaaacattttaaagtcgAAACACTGACATCTTGTTGAAATCCCACAGTACAGCTCCTCAGGTGCGTCATCTCTGTTACCACTAGGCCAGGATAATATCTCTgcgtaaaatatttttatttcatcctcTTTAGAAAAATACTGTCATGAcatcatcacttaaaataaggTGGATATGTCCATTTCCTCCTACAGACATGCAAATACATGTATTAATAATGTCAGGAACACAAACTCGTTTTGACTAAAAATGGACTTGTGTGGatttttaaataaccaatttcaATTATAACATGTGTTTAACCAATCAGTCAATTTTTCCTCTGTTTTGGCTGGTCATCAGTTGAGAAGTATATACTAAAATCATAGTTATAAGCCTtttaaactacagtatattacaaAAGGATTTGAGTCAGGAAAGAAAGCTGGAAGAGATGACTTGTTACAGACTATTTCTATACCAAGTTCACTTTGGGACTCACGCACTCGAATTCCAAGCTCAGTTCACAttaaccttttgattacccaacaaaattaatttttcaggaatttggcgtatcaaatctagaacaaatttataaacaaaaattgctgatttacttccataaaaaccacaataaatttaaatttgatcctcatgaataccatacgagacaaaactacagtttctttctaaatactcccaaatgccacacaactgctggattaaaacacagcagaaattttggacccaaaatatataatacattaattagagcttaccctgagctaagtacacttaacacacatagatttaagaaacaaatcagattaattatttaattgtttaagctaattgagttaaaaattgatactctaatattcatgtacttttgtattttctatttgtatatagaccctattattacatgctgtatgtattttaccatttattaatgtgattgtggtcaatgaactctcttaattttgagatatattttgtataactgatctgaactgcgcccgagcacgagcttctgctctttcgggctgcaatgcctaatgtagctcaagtgtatagtattaataaatattattattattattattattattacatgttttcatgacaaaaataaaataaaataaattggctaACTCGCAAACTGGACAGTTCATCCACAGATAGTCAGGAGTTTGCTGTAGTCACATCCGGAAATTTTGTCGTCAAAGCCAACAGGAATATTACATTGTATGAATTTTTCACTGTTGCAGCTTATACCGTGCAGTTGATGATCAGCTGCAGTTTCTGGGGGATGCAGGGTTGGGTTCCCAGAACCTGCGGGCGCTGACAGCACAGCATCTCAGGGACAACAAGTCTAACTTCCTGCCCTTCCTGAGCCATCCTGACACAGGCGACCTGCTCACTGATGAGCAGTATGAGGACTACTGCAATGAAGTGGCGCACACAGCAGCCTGGGGTGGTGAGGTGGAGGTGAGCAAGTACTGACCTATCTTATGAGTGTTCTGTCTCACATGCTGCAATCATTGTCTTGTGAGTGGCATCCTATCTCATTAACGTGTGTTATACTGTAGACATTATCTTGTGTGCTGTGCTCACAGCTGCGGGCCCTGTCCCATATTCTGAAATGCTGCATCGAAGTGATACAAGCCACGGGCCCTTCTGTGATGGTGGGGACAGAATACCAGGACAGGAAGCAGGCTGTGCTCACATTCCACCGGCATATGTATGGACTAGGGGAGCACTACAACTCTGTGAAGCCCTATGTGGAGGAAGAGGAAGATGGCTCATAGAGGTGAGTGGAATTAATGTTCAAGTGaacatacgaggcctgtctaaaaagtatccgacctttagccagaaaaaaatatttcaaatacctgacggggttgggatcctaatccccttcaaagtaggccccttgtgcttgcacacacttagcccaccgatccttccactgccggaaacacctctggaagtcttcttttggaatggtgttcagctccgtcgtcgcgttccgcattatctcttctctactctcaaaacgggatcctttcagtggtgtcttcaattttggaaacaaccagaagtcgcaaggagccaggtctggagagtagggaggttggcgaacggttgtaattccatgtttggccaagaaagtgtggatcaattgggatgaatgtgcgggggcgttgtcgtgatgcaagtgccagttgttcgccgtccacatgtctggtcttttgcgccgaactgcatcatggagtcgccggagaacatcgtgatagtactcctttgtcaccgtttgtccttccggtgcgtattcgtgatgcacaattccacggacatcaaagaaaacagtcagcatcaccttgattttgcttcgcacctgccccgctttcttcggccttggagactcgggatgcttccattgcgacgactgtctttttgtttctgggtcgtacccgtacacccatgactcatctccagttatcacagtgttcagaaacccaggatcagtgttggcagtgtccagaaggtcctgtgcaacgtcacgacggaggtctttttgttccagggacaacaacttgggcacgaatttcgcagccactcggttcatgttcaaatcatcacgcaaaattgcatgtgcagaatctttactcactccaacctcttcggcaatctcccgcacagtcaaacgacgatctgccatcaccaaatttcgcaccctctcaacaacagctgcactccgagcagtttggggcctgccacaacgctgctcactctccgctgatgtgcggccatctttgaatcggttgaaccactccttaatttgtgttacacccatcgcatcttccccaaacacctgctgaatcttacgaattgtttgactttgagaatcatcaagcttttgacaaaatttgatgcagtatctttgctcaattcgttcagtcatcttgcgagaaaactaaatccgacaaacacttagaacagcaccttacttggtgACCACCAGcgagtgactggcacaagcgaaaaaattcaagcatgcgcattacggttcctccttccaccgtgcacagtggcgccgccttagaatcactactttgcgcgggaaaatttaaggtcggatacattttagacaggcctcgtatgagTGACTGAGAAAATGAATGCTTGAGAAAGCAAGTGAATATTTGAGAGAATCATTGATTCgaaaaatgaacgaataaattaacAATGAATATTAAATACATGAATGATGAAGTGAATGATTCAGTGAcggataaaggctggttcacaataaactggaaacgagaatcggaacgaaaacgaaaatggtaaaattgttgaaatgtgtacatttaaatgtgagcattcacaattaacgaaaagcttgccggaacccaggatcgggaacggagagttggccaagtttcaactttgacgttcacgtttccgatcacagcccactagattcattctattgccatctaaaagctattttgtcatcgtatattttgtagcaagaagaccatgacgtaacctatgcattattttgttctgtgctgtgcatcatggagcaagttttatttgatgagattctaatattgagtgctgaggaaaatcctcatgtttacgataagcggcacgcctcgtataaagatgagaaaatgaaggagaatacgtggctttcaatagctgcatctttgaacaccgatcggaagcgaatcatattttattattgtattggttgtattacacactacatattcatgcttcaattcaataactactgttgtgttcatttttgttctattacaaatgtttcttctataattattttacgttatggtagacttaaaataggttgtgataataaagatgcatgggcatatttatagtaccgtacctaatgaattgtttcagttgaaatttcgaagttggttaacctgtgtttatgttggctgccttgtgctcatgagagaatgccattggtcagttatacacaaataacatcagaatgcgtaatatcgactttacatatcgttattgacatgcatatcgatatgcatagttgtctacgttctcggtttattgtgaataaaaaattttcatattcacgtcctctgcttctcgttttcattctggttctcgttctcggtttattgtgaaccagccttaacaagtgaatgagtgagtgatagtgagaagtgaacaaatgaatgactgaatgaagtAGTGAGTGATGAGtgagaagttaaattaaaattgttttatttaacgacacttgcaactgccgaggttatatcagtgtgccggaattttgtcccacaagagttcttttacatgccattaaatctactaacatgagcctgtcgcatttaagcacacttaaatgccatcaacctgggctgggatcgaacccgcaaccttgggcacagaaggccagcactctacccaatgcgccacccaggccgacgagTGAGAATGaacatgaacaaatgaatgactgactgaatgaagGAGTTAAGTGATGAGTGacaaatgtatgaatgaataactaaatgaagcAGTAATTGATGAGTGAGAagtaaaggaatgaataaattaatgagtgaAGTAAGTGATGATtgagaagtgaataaataaattaatgaaggaGTAAATGATGAGTGACAAGTTAAcgaatgaatgactaaatgaagCAGCAGTCCCTAAGTGATGAGTgagatgaaggaatgaatgactg is a window of Periplaneta americana isolate PAMFEO1 chromosome 12, P.americana_PAMFEO1_priV1, whole genome shotgun sequence DNA encoding:
- the LOC138711228 gene encoding deubiquitinase OTUD6B, with the translated sequence MDVIQTSEEELLQKHRKERKELQGKIQSLKKSSTKGDKKKKKEVTEEIARLELELEKKQQEELSQLKQDSLQEVATESCEEDVAVPRVSKAQRRRDKKASREKERERLIEEQEAENVHGPRNMELQAIQHLLKERKLMLKEIPSDGNCLYRAVDDQLQFLGDAGLGSQNLRALTAQHLRDNKSNFLPFLSHPDTGDLLTDEQYEDYCNEVAHTAAWGGEVELRALSHILKCCIEVIQATGPSVMVGTEYQDRKQAVLTFHRHMYGLGEHYNSVKPYVEEEEDGS
- the RabGGTa gene encoding geranylgeranyl transferase type-2 subunit alpha isoform X1 — protein: MHGRVKTRSSAEEQEVKRKEREKKSKLYRAGIERAFAKRQAKEFDDDALKVSGQLLVANPDITTLWNIRREILLHLKDQDKRDVEEMQARMKSELELVAQCLRANPKSYGAWHHRMWVLDTMPKPEWQGELALCTKYLDLDERNFHVWNYRKFVVKRSGVPPSDEFEYSTKKILTNFSNYSSWHYRSRLLPLVFPDPLGKLPIREDKHKEELRLVQNAAFTDPNDQSAWFYQRWLLGRSPQPLQLVQVHVGDHMVCVALTRSAGSECLQLRVGGAAVPAKWRSSNGQLYCHVWVCCPPEDQHPAVTVCLMDGTSVVQERGPGAGTKPQFGAGLSEGITSVLQDELESCEQLLELEPDSKWTLLTAVLLMQAVDRHRYREDTFAKLSQLEQVDPLRRGYYRDLRSRYEMEYALDSCSMPEQQSVCLAQHQLTGLYHCHFLSCIQTVDLSHNCLGSRSLPQLHALQCCQVLKLDHNNISSLREMPALLSLTTLSLRGNKISSLDHVKFLKVCPSLTSLDLGDNPAQVDADLIKTFLPEIKTLGTVMAIA